The following are from one region of the Fusarium keratoplasticum isolate Fu6.1 chromosome 4, whole genome shotgun sequence genome:
- a CDS encoding IU-nuc-hydro domain-containing protein encodes MAPTRIILDTDLSMGAGADVDDGFALALAHADPDIQLELITTVNGNTDVESATILTGVLLNRLGIQNTPLVRGSATPMIHPDQQRTPAPHVLAQKETARAPTPGYAPVAIIEHILANPGEITLVAIGPLTNVALALLLEPRIKSAIKELVIMGGVFLGTMYSRNKPGEFNVFSDPEAARTVLRSGIPQRWIGLDCTLRVRLNMADAQELKKSSSSFAAFAGDATITYIDYQAVRFPGRPKTDSIPMHDPLAVAVVSHPELCEYRDMAVSVITGDGEARGIMVADRLETPSPPVPNCRVAVDVNSEAFRSHFLTLIQKL; translated from the coding sequence ATGGCACCAACACGTATCATACTCGACACCGATTTGTCCATGggcgccggcgccgatgTCGACGATGGATTCGCCCTTGCCCTGGCGCATGCCGACCCAGACATTCAGCTCGAGCTGATCACCACTGTCAACGGCAATACTGACGTTGAGAGCGCTACTATCTTGACTGGTGTCCTCCTCAACCGACTCGGCATCCAAAACACCCCCCTCGTCCGTGGTTCCGCTACCCCCATGATCCATCCCGATCAGCAACGGACCCCTGCCCCTCACGTTCTGGCGCAGAAAGAGACTGCGCGTGCTCCTACCCCGGGATACGCCCCCGTGGCTATCATTGAACACATTCTGGCCAACCCGGGTGAAATCACCCTTGTCGCCATCGGGCCTCTCACCAATGTTGCTCTCGCCCTACTTCTCGAACCTCGGATCAAGTCAGCTATCAAGGAGCTTGTCATCATGGGTGGCGTCTTCCTCGGAACCATGTACTCCCGCAACAAACCAGGAGAATTCAATGTCTTCTCGGATCCCGAAGCCGCCCGAACCGTGTTACGCTCCGGCATTCCTCAGCGATGGATCGGCCTCGACTGCACCCTCCGAGTTCGACTGAACATGGCAGACGCTCAAGAACTCAAAAAGTCCTCGTCAAGTTTCGCCGCCTTCGCTGGAGATGCCACCATCACCTACATAGATTATCAAGCTGTCAGGTTTCCGGGGAGGCCCAAGACAGACTCGATCCCCATGCACGACCCCCTGGCCGTGGCCGTCGTGTCACATCCTGAACTGTGCGAGTATAGGGACATGGCTGTGTCGGTTATTAccggtgatggtgaagcGCGTGGCATCATGGTCGCCGACCGACTTGAGACCCCTTCACCTCCAGTCCCGAATTGCCGAGTTGCGGTCGATGTCAACAGCGAGGCATTCCGATCCCATTTCTTGACATTAATTCAAAAATTATAA